A window from Ureaplasma parvum serovar 3 str. ATCC 27815 encodes these proteins:
- the rpsD gene encoding 30S ribosomal protein S4, with translation MSRYTGSIYKKSRRLGFSLLENNKEFNSGKKRTYGPGQHGNKKVKLSNYGQQLVEKQKLMFLYGLNDRQFRRLYRVALGRPGVLTLNLLQVLESRLDSLVYRAGFAPTRRAARQLVNHSHVLVNNKKVNIPSALVEVGSTIALKAKSLEIPLIKNTLNKPADFIELIDKEKKVAKLARLPERNELPADVNEAYVVEWYNRLM, from the coding sequence ATGAGTCGTTATACAGGTAGTATTTATAAAAAATCACGCCGTTTAGGATTTTCTTTATTAGAAAATAATAAAGAATTTAATTCTGGTAAAAAAAGAACATACGGTCCAGGACAACACGGTAATAAAAAAGTTAAATTATCAAATTATGGCCAACAATTAGTTGAAAAACAAAAGTTAATGTTTTTATATGGATTGAATGATCGTCAATTTAGACGTTTATATAGAGTTGCACTAGGCCGTCCAGGCGTACTTACTTTAAATTTATTACAAGTTCTTGAATCACGTTTAGATTCATTAGTTTATCGTGCTGGATTTGCTCCAACACGTCGTGCTGCACGTCAATTAGTAAATCACTCACACGTTTTGGTTAACAATAAAAAGGTTAACATCCCTTCAGCACTAGTTGAAGTAGGTAGTACAATTGCTCTTAAGGCTAAATCATTAGAAATACCTTTAATTAAAAATACTTTAAACAAACCAGCTGATTTTATTGAATTAATCGATAAAGAAAAAAAAGTTGCAAAATTAGCACGTTTACCAGAACGTAATGAATTACCAGCAGATGTAAATGAAGCTTACGTTGTTGAATGATACAACCGATTAATGTAA
- a CDS encoding TIGR00282 family metallophosphoesterase yields the protein MKILAIGDIFSKQGRKAVANELPKLKQEYQIDFVIANAENTTHGRGLCWKHYEELLGYGIDCITMGNHTWDHPDIFEILTTKTNIIRPYNIINTHQYHLVGSGSRVFYCNKKMIRVTNLLGNSIDMKGLQTNPFESLDKIIAFNEAPIHIVDFHAETTSEKNALFLDFKSKLSLVYGTHTHIPTNDARIVDHTAFQTDLGMCGAANSVIGANPSSIIQRFRDPNKRFILEPSDEKYVFCASLVEIDDETNFPTNITPIVIYEK from the coding sequence ATGAAAATTTTAGCTATTGGAGATATTTTTTCAAAACAAGGAAGAAAAGCAGTGGCCAATGAATTGCCCAAGCTAAAACAAGAGTATCAAATTGATTTTGTAATTGCTAATGCTGAGAATACAACACATGGTCGCGGTTTGTGTTGAAAACATTATGAAGAATTATTAGGTTATGGAATTGATTGTATTACTATGGGCAATCATACTTGAGATCATCCTGATATTTTTGAAATCCTAACAACCAAAACAAATATTATTCGTCCATATAATATTATTAATACGCATCAGTATCACTTAGTAGGTTCTGGTTCACGAGTTTTTTATTGTAATAAAAAAATGATTCGTGTAACTAATTTATTAGGTAATTCTATTGATATGAAAGGTTTACAAACAAATCCTTTTGAATCTTTAGATAAAATTATTGCTTTTAATGAAGCACCGATTCATATTGTTGATTTTCATGCTGAAACAACAAGTGAAAAAAATGCACTTTTTTTAGATTTTAAAAGTAAATTGTCTTTAGTTTATGGTACTCATACACATATTCCAACAAATGATGCTAGAATTGTCGATCATACGGCTTTTCAAACTGATTTAGGAATGTGTGGTGCTGCTAATAGCGTGATTGGGGCAAATCCAAGTAGTATTATTCAACGATTTCGTGATCCAAATAAACGTTTTATATTAGAACCAAGTGATGAAAAATATGTTTTTTGTGCTAGTTTAGTTGAAATTGATGATGAAACAAATTTTCCAACTAATATTACACCTATTGTAATTTATGAAAAATAA